A stretch of Leptospira bouyouniensis DNA encodes these proteins:
- a CDS encoding PilZ domain-containing protein, whose amino-acid sequence MAPIQEKRKYARVKPLDNEPVEIHLMGTALLDVLHASDISLGGIGIVAPNHFDEWDMNETVEILVALPGDLADFLAKGVIKQIGKKSKESGVYGVQFTAMGPKGKQDLQVYVNRMVRQGRVLN is encoded by the coding sequence ATGGCTCCTATCCAAGAAAAACGGAAATATGCTCGCGTCAAACCCCTAGATAATGAACCAGTCGAGATCCATTTGATGGGTACGGCACTTTTGGATGTATTACATGCTAGTGACATTAGTTTGGGCGGTATCGGGATTGTGGCTCCAAACCATTTTGACGAATGGGATATGAATGAAACCGTTGAGATCCTTGTCGCACTGCCAGGGGATTTAGCAGATTTTTTGGCAAAAGGTGTGATCAAACAAATTGGGAAAAAATCGAAGGAATCAGGTGTATACGGTGTCCAATTTACCGCGATGGGACCCAAAGGCAAACAAGACTTGCAAGTGTATGTCAACCGAATGGTCAGGCAAGGTCGCGTTTTAAACTAA
- the thiC gene encoding phosphomethylpyrimidine synthase ThiC, translating to MSENNPNYLPVNGMFTPETTIPLSNGTEYKTYRTEGMYCIHEETYDYKQGIPKLRKSWIETREKMGETNFSQLYYAKRNIVTEEMLYVAKREGMAPEFVMNEVKIGRAIIPSNKRHLELEPMIIGKKFLVKINANIGNSAILSSIEDEVEKLRWALHWGADTVMDLSTGKNIHETREWIIRNSPVPIGTVPLYQTLEKVKGKVEDLNIGVFLETLEEQAEQGVDYFTIHAGVLREYVHLTEKRITGIVSRGGSILAKWCNHHKKENFLYEHFDAISKVMQKYGVSYSLGDGLRPGCINDANDAAQFAELKTLGELTKRAWADDIQVMVEGPGHVPMHLIQENVRLQEEICMEAPFYTLGPLVTDIAPGYDHITSAIGAAMIAWYGTAMLCYVTPKEHLGLPNKQDVKDGVIAYKIAAHAADLAKGHPGAKERDDLLSKARFEFRWEDQFALSLDPVLARSYHDESLPQDGMKKAHFCSMCGPHFCSMRLTSDLRKDVASVEIGFSGNESNL from the coding sequence ATGTCTGAGAACAATCCAAACTATTTACCAGTAAACGGAATGTTTACACCTGAAACAACCATTCCTTTGTCGAATGGAACTGAATACAAAACTTACCGCACAGAGGGCATGTATTGTATCCATGAAGAAACATATGATTATAAACAAGGAATCCCGAAACTAAGAAAATCATGGATTGAAACTAGAGAAAAAATGGGTGAAACTAATTTTTCCCAACTTTATTATGCGAAACGAAACATAGTGACAGAAGAGATGTTGTATGTTGCTAAACGAGAAGGGATGGCGCCCGAATTTGTGATGAACGAAGTAAAAATTGGTCGTGCCATAATTCCATCTAACAAACGTCACTTGGAGCTGGAACCGATGATTATCGGGAAAAAATTCCTTGTTAAAATCAATGCGAATATCGGAAATTCTGCCATTTTATCTTCCATAGAAGACGAAGTGGAAAAACTAAGATGGGCTCTCCACTGGGGGGCTGATACTGTGATGGATTTGTCCACTGGCAAAAACATCCATGAAACAAGGGAATGGATCATTCGGAACTCTCCTGTTCCGATTGGAACTGTTCCTCTCTACCAAACGTTAGAAAAGGTAAAAGGTAAAGTCGAGGATTTAAATATTGGTGTATTTTTAGAAACCTTGGAAGAACAAGCAGAACAAGGTGTGGATTATTTTACAATCCATGCGGGAGTTTTGCGTGAATATGTTCACCTAACAGAAAAACGAATCACAGGGATTGTATCAAGAGGGGGTTCGATTTTGGCAAAGTGGTGTAATCATCATAAAAAGGAAAACTTTTTATACGAACATTTTGACGCAATCTCTAAGGTGATGCAAAAATATGGAGTTTCTTATTCTCTTGGGGATGGGTTACGACCAGGTTGTATCAATGATGCCAATGATGCTGCCCAATTTGCAGAATTAAAGACATTGGGGGAACTCACAAAACGTGCTTGGGCAGATGACATACAAGTGATGGTGGAAGGACCGGGTCATGTACCGATGCACCTCATTCAAGAGAATGTTCGATTGCAAGAAGAGATTTGTATGGAAGCTCCATTTTATACTCTAGGTCCACTTGTTACAGACATTGCACCTGGTTATGACCATATCACATCTGCCATTGGTGCAGCGATGATTGCATGGTATGGAACCGCTATGCTTTGTTATGTGACACCCAAAGAACATTTAGGCCTTCCGAACAAACAAGATGTAAAAGATGGAGTGATTGCTTATAAAATTGCTGCCCATGCCGCAGACCTTGCGAAGGGACATCCTGGTGCCAAAGAACGTGATGATTTGTTAAGCAAAGCACGGTTTGAATTTCGATGGGAAGACCAGTTTGCTCTCTCTCTTGATCCTGTACTGGCAAGGTCGTACCATGATGAGTCACTACCACAAGATGGAATGAAAAAAGCACATTTTTGTTCGATGTGTGGTCCACATTTTTGTTCCATGCGACTTACATCGGATTTGCGTAAAGACGTAGCTAGTGTAGAAATAGGATTCAGTGGCAATGAATCAAATCTTTGA